One genomic segment of Bradyrhizobium prioriisuperbiae includes these proteins:
- a CDS encoding helix-turn-helix domain-containing protein, with amino-acid sequence MLDVVSNCPIEEVMRVLSGRWPTLLLYYLKDGAKRFSELRRDNPTISHRILTLELRKLERAGVVVRTAHTGFPLHVEYSLSDAGRRLVPLIDALGDWWSDAAPINQATSA; translated from the coding sequence ATGCTCGACGTGGTGTCGAACTGTCCGATCGAAGAGGTGATGCGGGTGCTGAGCGGGCGCTGGCCGACGCTGCTGCTGTATTACCTGAAGGACGGCGCCAAACGCTTCAGCGAATTACGGCGCGACAACCCGACCATTTCTCATCGCATCCTGACGCTTGAGCTGCGCAAGCTGGAGCGCGCTGGAGTTGTTGTGCGCACGGCGCACACCGGTTTTCCGCTGCATGTCGAATACAGCCTCAGCGACGCAGGCCGCCGCCTGGTGCCGCTGATCGATGCGCTCGGCGACTGGTGGAGCGATGCTGCGCCGATCAATCAGGCGACGTCAGCGTAG
- a CDS encoding TetR/AcrR family transcriptional regulator: MVQKDKNPSAGEVRPGERSAKKRGRPRAFEPEAALSRALDTFRDSGFAATSLDDLSAAMGINRPSLYGAFGDKRDLFLKAYARYRAEVGEQFAKVFDPALSLRQALEGIFTTALDLYLAGENGPRGCFTVMTAGSEAMADPEIRDTVLRALASTDKALAKLFELAVSRGELPSDADVALLVQVVGSTIHTIALRARARTPRPELEAITQRTIDFVCSGATLTSPD; this comes from the coding sequence ATGGTACAAAAAGATAAAAATCCGTCTGCGGGCGAGGTGAGGCCCGGAGAACGGTCAGCAAAGAAACGGGGCCGTCCGCGGGCGTTCGAGCCGGAGGCCGCGTTGTCGCGCGCGCTGGATACGTTTCGTGACAGCGGCTTCGCCGCAACCTCCCTGGACGACCTCAGCGCCGCCATGGGGATCAACCGCCCCAGCCTTTATGGTGCGTTCGGCGACAAGCGCGATCTGTTCCTCAAGGCGTATGCACGCTATCGCGCCGAGGTCGGCGAGCAGTTCGCAAAAGTGTTCGATCCGGCGTTGTCGCTGCGCCAGGCGCTGGAGGGAATCTTTACGACCGCGCTCGATCTCTATCTCGCCGGCGAAAACGGCCCGCGCGGCTGCTTCACCGTGATGACCGCGGGATCGGAAGCGATGGCCGATCCGGAAATCCGCGACACCGTGCTGCGCGCGCTCGCCTCTACCGACAAGGCGCTGGCCAAATTATTCGAACTGGCCGTGTCGCGTGGCGAACTGCCGTCCGATGCCGATGTCGCGCTGCTGGTGCAGGTGGTCGGCTCCACCATCCACACCATTGCCCTGCGCGCCCGCGCCCGCACCCCGCGTCCGGAACTCGAGGCCATTACGCAACGGACGATCGACTTCGTCTGTTCGGGCGCTACGCTGACGTCGCCTGATTGA
- a CDS encoding glutathione S-transferase N-terminal domain-containing protein — translation MDLYFSPLACSMATRIALYEAGADASYIEVDPKTKQVLRDGSDFRPINPLGLVPTLRTDDGVILTENAAILQYVAERFPDAHIASDNTTDRTRLQQWLCFIGTELHKGLFVPLLDRKAPADVHAYTLKKYLSRLDYLNSHLEGREFVLDHFSVADAYLATVLNWSMATPMIDFKAYPAVVAYLERMRKRPSIARAMAEELELYKAEIARHKAAA, via the coding sequence ATGGATCTGTACTTCTCCCCCCTCGCCTGTTCGATGGCGACCCGCATCGCCCTCTACGAAGCCGGTGCCGACGCCAGTTACATCGAGGTCGATCCCAAGACCAAGCAGGTGCTGCGCGACGGCTCGGATTTCCGCCCCATCAATCCGCTTGGCCTGGTGCCGACGCTGCGCACCGACGACGGCGTGATCCTGACAGAAAACGCCGCCATCCTGCAGTATGTCGCCGAACGTTTCCCCGATGCCCACATCGCATCCGACAACACCACCGACCGCACCCGGCTGCAGCAATGGCTGTGTTTCATCGGCACCGAACTGCACAAGGGCCTGTTCGTGCCGCTGCTGGACCGCAAGGCACCGGCGGACGTCCACGCCTACACGCTGAAGAAATACCTGTCGCGGCTCGATTATCTCAACAGCCATCTCGAAGGCCGCGAATTCGTGCTCGATCATTTCAGCGTGGCGGACGCCTATCTCGCCACCGTGCTGAACTGGAGCATGGCAACGCCGATGATCGACTTCAAAGCCTATCCCGCAGTGGTGGCCTATCTGGAGCGCATGCGCAAACGCCCCAGCATCGCGCGCGCGATGGCAGAAGAGCTCGAGCTCTACAAGGCCGAGATCGCCCGGCACAAGGCCGCCGCCTGA
- a CDS encoding TetR/AcrR family transcriptional regulator, translating to MARSVAERADVLPLLAEVFRAHGYEGATLALISDATGLGKGSLYNFFPGGKEQMAMEVLTSIDRWFVDHVYTPLRTSADPARGIADMFAAVDGYFRSGQRVCLVGVVALGASRDPFGDKVKTYFVGWIDALAAALRRLGNDKTVARHKAEQAVLDIQGALVLTRALDDAKVFSRALAASQRRLLDTA from the coding sequence ATGGCAAGATCGGTTGCGGAGCGGGCGGACGTGCTGCCGCTGCTGGCGGAAGTGTTTCGCGCCCATGGTTATGAGGGCGCGACACTGGCGCTGATCTCCGACGCCACCGGTCTCGGCAAGGGCAGCCTGTACAACTTCTTTCCCGGCGGCAAGGAACAGATGGCGATGGAGGTGCTCACCTCCATTGATCGCTGGTTTGTCGATCATGTCTATACGCCGCTGCGCACATCGGCCGATCCCGCTCGGGGGATCGCCGACATGTTCGCCGCGGTCGATGGTTATTTCCGCTCCGGCCAGCGGGTGTGCCTGGTCGGCGTGGTGGCGCTGGGCGCCTCGCGCGACCCGTTCGGCGACAAGGTCAAAACCTATTTCGTCGGCTGGATCGATGCGCTGGCCGCGGCCCTGCGGCGGCTGGGGAATGACAAGACCGTTGCCCGCCACAAGGCGGAGCAGGCGGTGCTGGACATTCAGGGCGCGCTGGTGCTGACGCGGGCGCTGGACGATGCCAAGGTCTTTTCCCGCGCACTGGCCGCGTCACAACGCCGGCTGCTGGACACAGCATAA
- a CDS encoding nuclear transport factor 2 family protein — MSRPPLPPFTREMAAQKARMAEDAWNSRDPVRVSLAYTEDSTWRNRSEFLVGRPAIVEFLTRKWQKEHDYRLIKDLWGFDQNRIAARFQYEWHDDAGQWFRSYGNEQWEFDEHGLMRRREASINDVKISESERRFHWPAPGARPADVPGLGTDPK; from the coding sequence ATGTCTCGCCCGCCGCTTCCGCCGTTCACCAGAGAGATGGCCGCCCAGAAGGCCCGCATGGCCGAAGACGCCTGGAATTCGCGCGACCCCGTGCGTGTGTCGCTGGCCTATACCGAGGACAGCACATGGCGCAATCGTTCGGAATTCCTGGTGGGCCGTCCGGCCATCGTCGAATTCCTGACCCGGAAGTGGCAGAAGGAGCACGACTATCGCCTGATCAAGGATCTCTGGGGGTTCGACCAGAACCGCATTGCGGCGCGTTTCCAGTATGAATGGCATGACGACGCCGGGCAGTGGTTTCGCTCCTACGGCAATGAGCAGTGGGAATTCGACGAGCACGGCTTGATGCGGCGGCGCGAGGCCAGCATCAATGATGTGAAGATCAGCGAAAGCGAGCGGCGGTTCCATTGGCCGGCGCCGGGCGCGCGGCCGGCGGATGTGCCGGGACTCGGCACCGATCCGAAGTAA
- the ybgC gene encoding tol-pal system-associated acyl-CoA thioesterase: protein MSSLDVSSLDGLIRDGRHVMQVRVYYEDTDFTGIVYHANYLRFMERGRTNYLRLLGADQHALFAEAQAEAPGFAFVVRAMQIDYLKPARMDDVLEVITGPQEVKGASITLDQEVRRGDDLLVKARVKVAFVSDGRARPIPKALRVAMQADQAAG, encoded by the coding sequence ATGTCGTCGTTGGATGTATCTTCGCTCGATGGGCTGATCCGCGACGGCCGGCATGTGATGCAAGTGCGGGTCTATTACGAAGACACCGATTTCACCGGCATCGTCTACCACGCCAATTACCTGCGCTTCATGGAGCGGGGACGCACTAACTATCTGCGCCTGCTTGGCGCCGACCAGCATGCGCTGTTCGCGGAAGCGCAGGCCGAGGCGCCCGGTTTCGCCTTTGTGGTGCGCGCCATGCAGATCGACTATCTCAAGCCCGCCCGCATGGACGATGTGCTGGAGGTGATAACCGGACCGCAGGAGGTGAAAGGCGCCTCGATCACCCTCGACCAGGAGGTGCGGCGCGGCGACGATCTGCTGGTGAAAGCGCGGGTGAAAGTGGCGTTCGTGTCCGACGGCCGCGCTCGTCCCATCCCCAAGGCGCTGCGCGTTGCCATGCAGGCCGATCAGGCCGCTGGATAA
- a CDS encoding NUDIX domain-containing protein, which yields MTGTSTIHVVAALIRDQAGRVLLVRKRGTTAFMQPGGKRDAGEDDVTALAREVDEELGCRMISGSARPLGEFEAIAANEPGRRVKAAVYGIDVKGEIAPRAEIDEMIWVDPLAPPDIVLAPLTRDHVLPLAAAGKV from the coding sequence ATGACCGGTACCTCCACCATCCATGTTGTCGCGGCGCTGATCCGCGACCAGGCCGGCCGGGTGCTGCTGGTGCGCAAGCGCGGCACCACGGCGTTCATGCAGCCCGGCGGCAAGCGCGATGCCGGCGAGGACGATGTCACGGCGCTGGCGCGTGAAGTCGACGAAGAACTGGGATGCCGCATGATAAGTGGCTCGGCGCGGCCGCTCGGCGAGTTCGAGGCGATCGCCGCCAATGAGCCGGGCCGGCGGGTCAAGGCCGCCGTCTATGGCATCGATGTCAAGGGCGAAATCGCGCCACGGGCCGAGATCGATGAGATGATCTGGGTCGATCCGCTTGCGCCTCCCGATATCGTGCTGGCGCCGCTGACCCGCGACCATGTGTTGCCGCTGGCGGCTGCGGGCAAGGTCTGA
- the ruvB gene encoding Holliday junction branch migration DNA helicase RuvB, which translates to MSADPRLITPERRADDIGDTSLRPQMLSEFVGQQQARANLQIFIDAARKRGEALDHVLFVGPPGLGKTTLAQIVARELGVGFRATSGPVIAKAGDLAALLTNLEERDVLFIDEIHRLNPAVEEVLYPAMEDFQLDLIIGEGPAARSVKIDLSKFTLVGATTRAGLLTNPLRDRFGIPVRLNFYTIEELEKIVTRGARVLNIGMTADGANEIARRARGTPRIAGRLLRRVRDFASVADATAIDRAIADRALGALEVDNAGLDAMDRRYLTTIAMNYGGGPVGVETMAAALSEPRDAIEDIIEPYLIQCGLLQRTPRGRLLTSHAFRHLGIAEPARDPSQFGLFGGSEDE; encoded by the coding sequence GTGAGCGCTGATCCGCGCCTGATTACACCGGAACGACGCGCCGACGACATTGGCGACACCTCGTTGCGGCCGCAGATGCTGTCCGAGTTCGTGGGACAGCAGCAGGCGCGCGCCAATCTGCAGATTTTCATCGATGCTGCGCGCAAGCGTGGCGAGGCGCTCGATCACGTGCTGTTTGTCGGCCCGCCTGGCCTCGGCAAGACCACGCTGGCGCAGATCGTCGCGCGCGAACTTGGCGTCGGTTTCCGCGCCACTTCGGGGCCGGTAATTGCGAAGGCCGGCGATCTCGCCGCGCTTCTCACCAATCTCGAAGAGCGCGACGTGCTGTTCATCGACGAGATCCACCGTCTCAACCCGGCGGTAGAAGAAGTGCTCTATCCGGCGATGGAAGATTTCCAGCTCGATTTGATTATCGGCGAGGGCCCGGCGGCGCGTTCGGTGAAGATCGATCTGTCGAAATTCACCCTGGTCGGCGCCACCACCCGCGCGGGCCTGCTGACCAATCCGCTGCGGGATCGTTTCGGCATTCCGGTGCGGCTGAATTTCTACACCATTGAAGAGCTGGAAAAGATCGTCACCCGTGGCGCGCGCGTGCTCAACATCGGTATGACGGCGGATGGCGCCAACGAGATCGCACGCCGGGCGCGCGGCACGCCGCGCATTGCCGGCCGGCTGCTGCGGCGGGTGCGTGATTTCGCCTCCGTTGCGGACGCGACCGCGATCGATCGCGCCATCGCCGACAGGGCGCTGGGCGCGCTGGAGGTCGATAATGCAGGACTCGACGCCATGGATCGGCGTTACCTCACCACCATTGCGATGAACTATGGCGGCGGCCCGGTCGGCGTCGAAACCATGGCGGCGGCGCTGTCGGAGCCGCGCGACGCCATCGAGGACATCATCGAGCCCTATCTCATTCAGTGCGGTCTGCTCCAGCGCACGCCGCGCGGCCGATTGCTGACGTCGCATGCCTTCCGCCATCTCGGCATTGCCGAGCCGGCACGCGATCCCTCGCAGTTCGGCCTGTTCGGCGGCAGTGAGGACGAATGA
- a CDS encoding cytidine deaminase: MTKQDLELIAAATDAIGKRYRNDWQEVGAAMRTRDGRIVTGVNIDAYIGRIAVCAEAIAIGRAITETGDHGIETIVAVRHPKPDEPGAIHVVSPCGICRELIHDYDAKARVIVPNGKAPTVTTIGELLPNKYKRGSE, translated from the coding sequence TTGACCAAGCAAGATCTGGAACTGATCGCCGCCGCAACCGACGCGATCGGCAAGCGCTATCGCAACGACTGGCAGGAGGTCGGCGCGGCGATGCGGACCCGCGACGGGCGCATCGTGACCGGGGTCAATATCGATGCCTATATCGGGCGCATCGCGGTGTGTGCCGAGGCGATCGCGATCGGGCGCGCCATCACCGAGACCGGCGATCACGGCATTGAGACCATCGTGGCGGTCCGCCATCCCAAGCCCGATGAGCCGGGCGCCATCCATGTGGTGTCACCCTGCGGTATCTGCCGTGAGCTGATCCATGACTACGACGCCAAGGCGCGCGTCATCGTGCCCAACGGCAAGGCGCCGACCGTGACCACCATCGGCGAGTTGCTGCCGAACAAATACAAGCGGGGGAGCGAGTGA
- the ruvA gene encoding Holliday junction branch migration protein RuvA, with translation MIGKLKGLIDSYGDDYVILDVGGVGYQVHCAARTLQALPAPGEAAVLSIETYVREDQIKLFGFRSDVEREWFRLLQTVQGVGAKVALAVLSTLPPSDLANAIALRDKAAVVRTPGVGPKVAERIVTELKDKAPAFSTVDPAVVHLSGALDDHRAPKPVADAISALVNLGYGQPQAAAAIASATRTAGEGAETAQLIRLGLKELSK, from the coding sequence ATGATCGGCAAGCTGAAGGGACTGATCGATTCCTACGGTGACGACTACGTCATCCTCGATGTCGGCGGCGTCGGCTATCAGGTGCATTGCGCTGCCCGCACATTGCAGGCGTTGCCCGCGCCGGGCGAGGCCGCGGTGCTGTCGATCGAGACTTATGTGCGGGAAGACCAGATCAAGCTGTTCGGTTTCCGCAGCGATGTCGAGCGCGAGTGGTTTCGCCTGCTGCAGACCGTGCAGGGAGTCGGCGCCAAGGTGGCGCTTGCCGTGCTCTCGACGTTGCCGCCGTCCGACCTCGCCAACGCCATCGCGCTGCGCGACAAGGCCGCGGTGGTGCGCACGCCTGGCGTCGGCCCGAAAGTGGCGGAACGCATCGTCACCGAACTGAAAGACAAGGCGCCGGCGTTCAGCACGGTCGATCCGGCGGTGGTGCACCTGTCGGGCGCGCTTGACGATCATCGTGCGCCGAAGCCGGTGGCGGACGCGATTTCGGCGCTGGTCAATCTCGGGTACGGCCAGCCCCAGGCAGCGGCGGCGATCGCCAGTGCCACGCGCACGGCCGGCGAAGGGGCGGAGACGGCTCAATTGATCCGGCTCGGCTTGAAGGAACTGTCGAAGTAG
- the ruvC gene encoding crossover junction endodeoxyribonuclease RuvC, with product MISRAIRILGIDPGLRRTGWGVIESDGNRLIFVGCGSIDAKETLPLAERLLAIHQGLARVLNEFSPLEAAVEQTFINKDGAATLKLGQARGIAMLAPALFGISVAEYAPNQVKKTVVGAGHADKNQIRVMLGILLPKATPKSADAADALAIAITHAHHRQSVALRVAAS from the coding sequence ATGATTTCGCGCGCGATTCGTATTCTGGGGATCGATCCCGGCCTCCGCCGTACCGGCTGGGGGGTGATTGAAAGCGACGGCAATCGGCTGATTTTCGTCGGTTGCGGCTCGATCGACGCCAAGGAGACGCTGCCGCTGGCCGAGCGGCTGCTCGCCATTCACCAGGGCTTGGCACGCGTGCTCAACGAGTTCAGTCCCCTCGAGGCTGCAGTGGAACAGACCTTCATCAACAAGGATGGCGCGGCCACGCTGAAACTTGGCCAGGCCCGGGGTATCGCCATGCTGGCGCCGGCACTGTTCGGGATTTCGGTTGCGGAATACGCGCCCAATCAGGTCAAGAAAACCGTGGTCGGTGCCGGTCACGCCGACAAAAACCAGATTCGCGTCATGCTCGGCATTCTGCTGCCGAAAGCTACGCCGAAAAGCGCCGATGCGGCCGATGCGCTCGCCATCGCCATCACCCATGCGCATCATCGCCAGAGCGTGGCGCTGCGGGTGGCGGCGTCATGA